The Penicillium oxalicum strain HP7-1 chromosome IV, whole genome shotgun sequence genome contains a region encoding:
- a CDS encoding AMP deaminase: MCSSHSERPGSDRNGDQFPLASPNVDSADEDSTGFALHEALDDSPEAATAILPRDLQQKTATYDYAYEKSLSHAEAKLFYQHHQMTAKGDSPASPIFMGRSPVESAEAKLTTGLGTSPLQQSQVASSAGYESDWHLGPAMQHDQANGLPLQMQNSHLTAELSARNHAMPIGGTHPSPYASHPTATSTAEGIHGLGLGMGMSQTAAGFAPGGDAVTSELNAIYRKIKDLLERRSKYMALSLQRPEDDPRNKPEWEVYPPPPEPAWHEGKEYEPGNAGGPSDLAGGKKRKMGEDIGEDFDMAALEPVPGPCSWTYRLDGNSVYQVYESDAAAKEEKPVVQIPSLRDFYVDLDAVVDVSTDGPTKSFAFKRLSYLEGKFQLYALLNEYQEIADSKKVPHRDFYNVRKVDTHVHHSACMNQKHLLRFIKSKMRKSPDEVVLYRDGKHLTLREVFESINLTAYDLSIDTLDMHAHTDSFHRFDKFNLKYNPVGESRLREIFLKTDNYIKGRYLAEITKEVISDLESSKYQMVEWRISIYGRSIDEWDKLAAWVVDNKLFSPNVRWLIQVPRLYDVYKSSGMMENFEQVITNVFQPLFEVTRDPSSHPKLHIFLQRVVGFDSVDDESKPERRFYRKYPIPRDWNTKQNPPYSYWIYFMFANMASLNTWRQRRGFNTFVLRPHCGEAGDPDHLAVGFLGCHSISHGILLRKVPLLQYLYYLDQIGIAMSPLSNNALFLTYDKNPCASFFKRGLNVSLSTDDPLQFAFTKEPLIEEYSVAAQIYKFSAVDMCELAKHSVDQSGFELSLKKRWLGSKCGLRGVAGNNMAKSNVPDIREAFRQETLQAELSLIERYSNGPAPEDQHALAPGFLHTANQAAIKTSYSPSSKNLSKA, from the exons ATGTGTTCTTCCCATTCGGAACGGCCTGGTTCAGATCGCAATGGGGACCAGTTCCCACTCGCATCCCCCAATGTCGATTCTGCTGATGAGGATTCGACCGGCTTCGCCCTCCACGAAGCCCTGGACGACTCTCCAGAAGCCGCGACCGCCATTCTTCCCCGCGATCTGCAGCAGAAGACGGCGACGTACGACTATGCCTATGAGAAGTCTTTGAGTCACGCCGAGGCCAAGTTGTTTTACCAGCACCATCAAATGACCGCCAAGGGAGATTCCCCCGCCAGTCCCATCTTCATGGGACGCTCGCCAGTCGAATCGGCCGAGGCCAAATTGACGACAGGATTAGGCACAAGCCCCTTGCAGCAAAGTCAAGTGGCATCCTCAGCAGGCTATGAATCAGACTGGCATCTGGGACCGGCCATGCAGCATGATCAAGCCAACGGGTTGCCGCTGCAGATGCAGAACAGCCATCTGACCGCAGAGCTGTCCGCACGTAATCATGCCATGCCCATAGGCGGCACCCACCCATCTCCCTACGCCTCGCATCCGACCGCGACCTCTACCGCGGAAGGCATCCACGGACTGGGCCTGGGGATGGGGATGTCGCAAACGGCCGCGGGGTTTGCCCCGGGGGGTGACGCAGTCACGTCGGAGTTGAATGCGATTTATCGTAAGATCAAAGATCTTCTCGAGCGACGGTCCAAGTACATGGCACTGTCACTGCAGAGACCCGAGGACGACCCGAGGAACAAGCCTGAGTGGGAGGTTTATCCTCCACCGCCGGAACCCGCCTGGCACGAGGGCAAAGAGTATGAACCCGGTAATGCGGGTGGGCCATCTGATTTGGCAGGaggcaagaagcgcaagatgGGCGAGGATATCGGCGAAGACTTCGACATGGCCGCTCTGGAGCCCGTGCCCGGGCCATGCTCATGGACCTATCGACTCGATGGGAACAGCGTCTACCAAGTCTATGAGTCGGACGCAGCCGCAAAGGAGGAAAAGCCCGTGGTCCAGATTCCGTCTCTGCGTGATTTCTACGTCGACCTGGACGCCGTGGTCGATGTCTCCACTGACGGCCCAACCAAGAGTTTCGCCTTCAAACGCCTTTCGTATCTGGAAGGGAAGTTCCAGCTTTACGCCTTGCTGAACGAGTATCAAGAGATTGCCGACAGCAAGAAAGTCCCCCACCGAGACTTTTACAACGTGCGAAAGGTTGACACCCACGTGCATCATTCAGCGTGCATGAATCAGAAACATCTTCTCCGTTTTATCAAGAGCAAGATGCGAAAGTCACCCGATGAAGTGGTTCTGTATCGTGACGGAAAGCATTTGACTCTGCGCGAGGTCTTTGAGAGTATCAACCTGACCGCGTATGACTTGAGTATCGATACTCTGGATATGCAT GCACATACCGACTCTTTCCACCGGTTTGACAAGTTCAACTTGAAATATAATCCTGTCGGTGAATCACGCCTGCGTGAGATCTTTTTGAAGACCGACAACTACATCAAAGGCCGCTACCTGGCGGAGATCACTAAGGAGGTGATCTCTGACTTGGAGTCCAGCAAGTATCAAATGGTCGAATGGCGAATCTCCATCTACGGCCGATCCATCGATGAGTGGGATAAGCTTGCCGCCTGGGTGGTGGATAACAAGCTATTTTCTCCCAATGTTCGCTGGCTGATCCAGGTCCCTCGCCTGTACGACGTGTACAAATCCAGCGGCATGATGGAGAACTTTGAGCAAGTTATTACCAACGTTTTCCAACCCTTGTTTGAGGTGACCAGGGATCCCTCGAGTCACCCCAAACTGCACATTTTCTTGCAGCGAGTGGTCGGATTTGATAGCGTCGACGACGAGAGCAAGCCTGAGCGTCGGTTCTATCGCAAGTACCCAATCCCCCGCGACTGGAACACCAAACAGAATCCTCCCTACAGCTACTGGATCTACTTCATGTTTGCCAACATGGCCTCTCTCAACACATGGCGACAACGGCGAGGATTCAACACATTTGTGCTTCGACCGCATTGTGGTGAGGCCGGGGATCCGGATCATCTGGCGGTGGGGTTCCTCGGCTGCCACAGCATCAGTCACGGTATCTTACTGCGCAAGGTACCTCTTCTCCAGTACCTTTACTATCTGGATCAGATCGGCATCGCTATGTCGCCCCTCAGCAACAACGCGCTTTTCTTGACCTACGATAAGAATCCCTGTGCCAGTTTCTTTAAACGCGGCCTCAATGTTTCCTTGTCCACAGATGATCCATTGCAATTCGCATTCACTAAGGAACCCTTGATCGAGGAGTATTCTGTCGCTGCTCAGATCTACAAATTTAGCGCAGTCGATATGTGTGAGCTTGCTAAGCACTCCGTCGATCAAAGTGGATTCGAGCTCTCTCTCAAGAAGAGATGGTTGGGCTCAAAGTGTGGTCTTCGTGGCGTGGCTGGCAACAACATGGCCAAGAGCAATGTCCCCGATATTCGGGAGGCTTTCCGCCAGGAGACTCTCCAGGCAGAATTGTCCTT GATCGAGCGGTACTCGAACGGCCCGGCGCCTGAGGATCAGCATGCCTTGGCCCCTGGTTTCCTTCATACTGCCAATCAGGCGGCGATCAAGACCAGCTATTCGCCTTCATCCAAGAACCTCAGCAAGGCCTGA